Proteins co-encoded in one Epinephelus moara isolate mb chromosome 11, YSFRI_EMoa_1.0, whole genome shotgun sequence genomic window:
- the adgrg2a gene encoding adhesion G-protein coupled receptor G2, producing the protein MEPSSGGFVRCTSTSSLDDICQANKHSELTCSLVEPDSNPAAQPKTESCSSEAPRFCDCTAFCNSASQFFAIRININSVSVDINILKGLLSELNAIRTCFAMSGSECRDILKHYKRAHLECHGTQQRLYSCMVILEMSGPVNGCSLNKLLQQVITSRSGITNERPLTRMVVCGAPGLALRTLLASNLTWVASDLLTSDVCQPDPTLLKCEVNESLAVLLTDTCPPEPSTTMQSTRQPSTLTNSNITTTPEALTPSVTNTTEETYTTAENTATVQQTNASQETAQPNMTTPLITVDSTQSSTTQPVLQTSSQNMTVTVSDSTTAQNTTLSDNTTLLTPRGNTKLQNTTTAPQNTTEFITLSPVNSTLQMTTAAPIDSTLNTTALSPNYTTVETVSPSHNHTTVHNVNNVTTVTPSNNNTMVNNVTTVSPSNNHTTAHNVTTVPPSDNHTVVNNVTTVSPSNNHTTAHNVTTITPSTNHTTAHNVTTITPSTNHTTAHNVTTVPPSDNHTVVNNVTTVSPSNNHTTVHNVTANNHTTASNIYTTEYNVTTANNNRMLRNGSVTINTTVGTVTPSPNHTEVYNVTTAANNFTTVDNVTTADRNRNLNNGTITTNNATISTFTPSPNHTLVDNVTAVSNNHTNNITTTTVHQNKTATDNVTAAPTRETQQNTTVPYKNMTSTTARQVNVTLNNATTSTKNTTVDNVTPVVNNTTEPTVTPLNNQTGNHTTVGVTHNITTANGNDNFTTATTVVSATSNLNQTTGISFNLSTTTSSSTTNVNLTTKGPGVNLTTTTANVNATSPTTSTTMHGTTSAQINTTTLLTTIAKPSLNSSTTTLQTTTTDTTTTKSGTETTPTTTIETTTSQGAQEEQADELLSQTQDASQFNSSQVAQVVGNLEKLLDGPTVSQSVGQKAATVISNLLEGDSLALSASAKRLIHLVDDLGLKLVVTGDRAVLSAGSLVLAVRTVDGTNFPTTSVDIFNTDNIQLRALGRSRSKRSGSALGSVVLPSSLTTGLSPEQQRQASRVQFTFYTKSAFFQDAALDNQTIVSPVLAASVANLSISNLKENIQFTIRSINPTDANATCAFWDFTQNGGNGGWSSAGCFVVNATQEETTCSCNHLTSFAILLDLSRGGIIDRQHAQILTFITYIGCGISAIFLAVTLLTYLAFPKLLRDIPAKILVQLCVSLLFLNLVFLLDGWLALYPAVGLCISTAFFLHYFLLTSFTWAGLEALHMYLSIVQVFTPYLSRYMLKFSLVGWGIPLIIVIIVIAVDKDNYGVVTYGRYTDGTSDDFCWLRNDIAFYVGVVAYFLLIFALCLVVFIIVMVQLSRIKKQNPQNQPPNRSVMTDLRSIAGLIILLGLTWGFALFAWGPLYIPFVYLFSIFNSLQGFLVFVFHCAVKENVRRQWRTYLCCGRLRLAENSEWSRTATQNNRNLSVTTATTSAPHFTSRSASVISDATNSSGSVFADSGISDGSNSDTVLNDIHRRNLSL; encoded by the exons ATGGAGCCCTCCAGTGGCGGGTTTGTGAGGTGCACATCTACATCCTCCCTGGATGATATCTGTCAGGCAAACAAACACTCTGAGCTTACTtg CTCCCTCGTAGAGCCAGACTCCAACCCAGCTGCACAGCCTAAGACAGAATCCTGCAGCA GTGAAGCGCCTCGCTTTTGTGACTGCACCGCTTTCTGTAATTCTGCAA gcCAGTTTTTCGCCATAAGAATCAACATCAACAGTGTTTCTGTTGATATTAACATCCTAAAAGGATTG TTGTCTGAACTTAATGCAATCAGAACGTGTTTCGCAATGTCAGG GTCAGAGTGTCGAGATATTTTAAAGCACTACAAG cgAGCTCATCTGGAGTGCCATGGGACACAACAGAG GTTGTACAGCTGCATGGTCATACTGGAGATGTCTGGACCGGTTAATGGTTGCTCCCTGAATAAACTCCTGCAACAAGTCATCACCAGCAGGAGTGGCATTACAAACGAAAGGCCCCTTACACGCATGG TGGTGTGTGGCGCCCCTGGTTTGGCTCTCCGTACTCTGTTGGCATCCAACCTGACCTGGGTTGCCAGTGATCTGCTGACCTCTGATGTGTGCCAGCCTGATCCCACTCTGCTTAAATG TGAGGTCAATGAGAGCCTTGCTGTACTTCTGACTGACACCTGCCCTCCGGAGCCTTCCACAACCATGCAAAGCACTAGGCAGCCTTCGACTCTGACCAACAGCAACATCACTACAACTCCTGAAGCCTTAACACCATCCGTGACCAACACCACTGAAGAGACGTACACAACAGCTGAAAATACTGCCACAGTTCAACAGACGAATGCATCACAAGAAACAGCTCAGCCTAACATGACAACTCCACTCATAACTGTTGACAGTACACAGTCCTCGACAACACAGCCTGTCCTCCAAACCAGCTCACAAAACATGACTGTGACTGTCTCTGACAGTAcaacagcacaaaacacaacTCTGTCTGATAACACAACATTGCTGACACCCAGAGGAAATACAAAACTGCAGAACACGACCACAGCACCCCAAAACACAACGGAATTCATAACATTATCCCCTGTCAACTCAACATTACAAATGACTACAGCTGCTCCCATTGATTCCACACTTAACACAACTGCACTGTCTCCAAATTACACAACAGTTGAAACAGTTTCACCttcacacaatcacacaacaGTCCACAATGTA AACAATGTAACTACAGTTACACCTTCAAACAATAATACAATGGTGAACAATGTAACTACAGTTTCACCTTCAAACAATCACACAACAGCCCACAATGTAACTACAGTTCCACCTTCAGACAATCACACTGTGGTGAACAATGTAACTACAGTTTCACCTTCAAACAATCACACAACAGCGCACAATGTAACTACAATTACACCTTCAACCAATCACACAACAGCGCACAATGTAACTACAATTACACCCTCAACCAATCACACAACAGCGCACAATGTAACTACAGTTCCACCCTCAGACAATCACACTGTGGTGAACAATGTAACTACAGTTTCACCTTCAAACAATCACACAACAGTGCACAATGTAA CTGCCAACAATCACACAACAGCCTCAAACATTTACACAACAGAGTACAATGTAACTAcagcaaacaacaacaggatGCTACGCAATGGTTCAGTTACAATTAATACAACAGTTGGCACAGTTACACCTTCCCCCAATCACACAGAAGTGTACAATGTTACTACAGCAGCAAACAATTTCACAACAGTGGACAATGTTACTACAGCTGACAGGAACAGGAACTTAAACAATGGCACAATTACAACAAATAACGCAACAATAAGCACATTTACACCTTCTCCCAATCACACACTGGTGGACAATGTAACTGCAGTCTCTAACAATCACACAAATAATATAACCACTACGACTGtacatcaaaacaaaacagccacaGACAATGTAACCGCTGCACCCACCAGGGAAACACAGCAGAACACAACTGTTCCTTATAAAAACATGACATCTACCACTGCTAGACAAGTTAATGTAACACTTAACAACGCAACGACatccacaaaaaacacaactgtggACAATGTGACGCCTGTTGTCAACAACACCACTGAACCCACAGTAACTCCACTGAACAACCAGACTGGAAATCACACCACAGTGGGAGTGACTCACAACATCACAACAGCCAATGGCAATGACAACTTCACCACAGCTACCACAGTCGTCAGTGCCACCAGCAATCTCAATCAAACTACAGGAATCAGCTTCAACCTGAGCACAACTACAAGCAGTTCAACCACAAACGTTAACCTGACAACCAAAGGACCAGGAGTCAATTTAACAACTacaacagctaatgttaatgcTACTTCTCCAACCACTTCTACAACTATGCATGGTACAACTTCGGCCCAGATTAACACCACTACTCTACTCACCACTATTGCAAAGCCCTCCTTGAATTCTTCTACAACTACTCTTCAAaccaccaccacagacacaaccACAACAAAATCTG GTACTGAAACTACCCCCACAACCACTATAGAGACAACTACAAGCCAAGGGGCACAGGAGGAACAAGCAGATGAGCTACTGAGTCAAACACAGGATGCATCTCAGTTCAACTCCTCTCAG GTGGCACAGGTGGTGGGGAACTTAGAGAAGCTTCTGGATGGCCCCACTGTCTCTCAGTCAGTGGGACAAAAGGCCGCCACTGTAATCAGCAACCTGCTGGAGGGTGACTCGCTTGCCCTCTCTGCATCTGCTAAAAG GCTGATTCATCTGGTAGATGACCTCGGTCTCAAGCTGGTTGTCACTGGCGACAGAGCGGTCCTCTCTGCAGGCTCGCTGGTCCTGGCAGTGAGGACAGTTGATGGGACCAACTTTCCAACAACATCTGTTGATATTTTCAACACTGATAATATCCAG CTCCGTGCGCTTGGCAGATCTCGGTCAAAGCGGTCAGGGTCTGCTCTGGGGTCTGTGGTCTTGCCCTCCTCCCTCACCACAGGTCTCAGTCCTGAGCAGCAGAGGCAGGCTAGCAGGGTCCAGTTCACCTTCTACACCAAATCTGCCTTCTTCCAG GATGCAGCATTAGATAACCAAACCATTGTCAGTCCAGTCCTGGCCGCCAGCGTGGCCAATCTGTCAATAAGCAACCTGAAAGAGAACATTCAGTTTACCATCCGAAGCATCAACCCCACAGAT GCAAACGCCACCTGTGCATTTTGGGACTTCACTCAGAATG GTGGTAACGGAGGCTGGAGCTCTGCCGGCTGCTTTGTTGTCAATGCCACACAAGAGGAAACAACCTGCAGCTGCAACCATCTCACATCCTTCGCAATTCTGCTG GATTTGTCCAGAGGGGGAATAATTGACCGTCAGCATGCACAGATTCTTACATTCATCACCTACATTGGCTGTGGAATCTCTGCCATTTTCCTGGCTGTCACCTTATTGACATACCTGGCATTTCC AAAACTGCTGCGGGATATTCCTGCCAAGATCCTGGTTCAGCTCTGCgtgtccctcctcttcctcaactTGGTCTTCTTGCTGGACGGCTGGCTGGCGCTCTACCCAGCAGTCGGGCTGTGCATTAGCACCGCCTTCTTCCTGCACTACTTCCTGCTGACATCATTCACCTGGGCGGGGCTCGAGGCCCTGCACATGTACCTGAGCATTGTCCAGGTGTTCACTCCGTACCTCAGTAGATACATGCTCAAGTTCTCACTGGTAGGCTGGG GCATTCCTCTTATCATCGTGATCATTGTAATAGCAGTggacaaagacaactatggtgtGGTCACATATGGAAGATACACAGATGGCACTTCAGATGACTT CTGTTGGCTGCGCAATGACATTGCCTTCTATGTGGGCGTGGTGGCCTATTTTCTCCTGATTTTTGCTCTGTGCCTGGTGGTCTTCATCATCGTCATGGTCCAGCTGTCCCGGATCAAGAAGCAGAACCCCCAAAACCAGCCTCCAAACAGGAGTGTGATGACAGATCTACGCAGCATCGCCGGCCTCATCATCCTGCTCGGCCTCACCTGGGGGTTCGCCCTGTTCGCCTGGGGACCCCTCTACATACCTTTTGTTTACCTTTTCTCTATATTCAACTCTCTGCAAG GATTCCTTGTCTTTGTTTTCCACTGTGCTGTGAAGGAGAATGTCCGCAGGCAGTGGAGAACTTATCTTTGCTGTGGGAGGCTGCGATTGGCTGAGAACTCAG AATGGAGTCGGACGGCCACCCAGAACAACAGGAATCTGTCGGTTACCACAGCAACCACCTCAGCACCCCACTTCACCTCGCGAAGCGCCTCCGTCATCAGCGATGCCACCAATAGTAGTG GTTCTGTGTTTGCGGACAGCGGAATATCTGACGGCTCCAACAGTGACACTGTCCTCAACGATATTCACAGACGAAATCTGTCACTGTAA